A genomic window from Paenibacillus sp. FSL K6-0276 includes:
- a CDS encoding helix-turn-helix domain-containing protein produces the protein MFDMLKVGKNIADLRKQTGMTQMGLADQLGISYQAVSNWERGESMPDVSKLPQLAEIFNVSIDAILEKSKSTQIVVNVLENTTEQFLNQNELSVAEISEVAPILLTEHVDGVFEHVKHPVSIQDLLSIAPFISEEVLDECAKIAFEREGINALLSIAPFISDEMLDDCARSTFEREGINALLSIAPFISDEMLDDCARSTFEREGINALLSIAPFISDEVLDECARRAFEQEGLKALVSIAPFISDEVMDTLAKASLSI, from the coding sequence ATGTTCGATATGTTAAAGGTAGGCAAGAATATCGCTGATTTAAGAAAGCAGACAGGGATGACTCAGATGGGGCTTGCCGATCAACTAGGCATTAGTTATCAGGCGGTTAGTAATTGGGAACGAGGAGAGTCAATGCCGGATGTTTCTAAGCTTCCCCAGCTGGCCGAAATCTTTAATGTGAGCATTGATGCAATCCTTGAAAAGAGCAAATCGACACAGATAGTAGTAAATGTACTCGAAAATACCACAGAACAATTTTTAAATCAAAATGAACTCTCAGTAGCCGAAATTTCCGAAGTTGCGCCCATTCTTCTTACAGAACATGTGGACGGGGTATTCGAACATGTGAAGCATCCAGTATCGATACAAGATCTGCTATCCATCGCTCCATTTATCAGTGAAGAAGTACTAGATGAGTGCGCAAAAATCGCCTTTGAGCGAGAAGGAATTAACGCGTTGTTGTCTATTGCTCCGTTTATAAGCGATGAGATGCTGGACGATTGTGCAAGAAGCACCTTTGAACGAGAAGGAATTAACGCGTTGTTGTCTATCGCTCCGTTTATAAGTGATGAGATGCTGGACGATTGTGCAAGAAGCACCTTTGAACGAGAAGGAATTAACGCGTTGTTGTCTATCGCTCCGTTTATAAGTGACGAAGTACTAGATGAGTGTGCTAGAAGAGCTTTTGAACAAGAAGGGTTAAAAGCCCTCGTGTCTATCGCACCATTTATAAGCGACGAGGTGATGGATACATTAGCAAAAGCGTCTCTTTCTATATAA
- a CDS encoding SDR family oxidoreductase, with translation MISKFGKIDILVNNAGISFPVQLLESTVDQWNKVMNINVSSVFLGMKHVVPQMKNNKGGSIVNISSIAGLTGSSGAGAYTASKGAVRMLSKAAAVDFGKDDIVNSVHPGFIETPMSAEFVNNEKMHSFFMSQTALPRVGRASEVAEAVLFLASDESSYITGVELPVDGGVVVK, from the coding sequence GTGATTAGCAAATTCGGAAAAATCGACATCCTGGTAAATAATGCAGGTATCTCGTTCCCAGTTCAATTGCTCGAATCCACTGTAGATCAATGGAACAAAGTAATGAACATCAACGTGAGCAGCGTATTCCTTGGCATGAAGCATGTTGTTCCTCAAATGAAGAACAATAAAGGTGGTTCCATCGTCAATATTTCCTCCATCGCAGGTTTGACTGGCAGCAGCGGTGCTGGTGCTTATACAGCTTCTAAAGGTGCAGTTCGTATGCTAAGTAAAGCAGCAGCTGTAGACTTTGGTAAAGATGACATTGTGAACTCTGTTCACCCAGGATTTATCGAAACCCCAATGAGTGCTGAATTTGTAAATAACGAAAAAATGCATAGCTTCTTTATGTCTCAGACCGCATTGCCACGTGTTGGACGTGCTTCTGAAGTAGCTGAAGCTGTATTGTTCTTGGCTTCCGATGAATCTTCTTACATTACAGGTGTTGAGCTGCCAGTTGATGGCGGAGTTGTAGTTAAATAA
- a CDS encoding TetR/AcrR family transcriptional regulator, protein MSIFPNLLITSSTRMLEPMLDYFMYVADLPLTCLEKIEMLFDFFIQDQNHLSIIFMVNFESYAAHLNEPVEDVLDFNALNRKIWHEYSRIIQNGVEDGSIRAGLPVKETLITLMNSFALFSRKLTMKKNILLLESDLDSDKQLALLKQIFLDHLKA, encoded by the coding sequence ATGTCGATTTTTCCGAATTTGCTAATCACATCTTCAACCCGAATGCTAGAGCCTATGCTGGATTATTTTATGTACGTGGCTGACTTGCCATTAACCTGTCTTGAAAAGATCGAGATGTTATTCGATTTCTTTATTCAGGATCAAAATCATCTAAGTATTATCTTTATGGTGAATTTTGAAAGCTACGCCGCTCACTTGAATGAGCCTGTAGAGGATGTTCTGGATTTCAATGCATTAAACCGCAAGATTTGGCATGAGTACTCCAGGATCATCCAAAACGGGGTAGAAGACGGTTCTATTCGTGCCGGTCTTCCCGTGAAAGAGACCCTAATTACGCTCATGAACAGCTTTGCTCTCTTTTCCAGAAAACTAACGATGAAGAAGAACATCCTCCTGCTAGAATCGGATTTAGACTCCGACAAGCAGCTTGCCCTTCTTAAACAGATCTTTCTGGATCATTTAAAAGCCTAA
- a CDS encoding nitric oxide synthase oxygenase has product MNGKHIEELTRQADAFIRQCYAELDKSEADTDHRILAVQEEINQSGSYTHTTEELMHGARMAWRHNSRCIGRLFWHSIDLIDERQAETEEQVAEALLRHLEKANNGGRIRPLITVFRSGEDPAQRIRIWNHQLIRYAGYPGDEEHERAGDPASDEFTSLCQQLGWQGTGGDYDVLPLVISIGNGHPHVFPIPDQLIQEVPLTHPEIERFAELQLRWYSVPIISDMQLEIGGIMYTAAPFNGWYMETEIGSRNLGDTGRYNTLPALADLMGLDRSSNTTLWKDRALLELNRAVLHSFKQAGVSIVDHHTAADQFVRFQEQEQGHERQVSGRWSWLIPPMSPSSTPIWHDGTLKEYDFSPRFLYQRSPAATCPFH; this is encoded by the coding sequence ATGAATGGTAAACACATCGAAGAATTAACCCGGCAGGCGGACGCTTTTATTCGACAATGTTACGCTGAACTAGATAAGTCCGAAGCCGACACGGATCATCGCATCCTAGCCGTACAAGAAGAAATCAATCAATCAGGCAGTTACACACATACAACGGAGGAATTGATGCATGGGGCAAGAATGGCTTGGCGTCATAATAGCCGCTGCATTGGCCGCCTCTTCTGGCATTCTATAGATCTGATTGATGAACGTCAGGCTGAGACCGAGGAGCAAGTAGCAGAGGCTCTGCTACGACATCTGGAAAAGGCGAACAATGGAGGTCGTATTCGTCCGCTCATCACGGTCTTCCGCAGCGGGGAAGATCCGGCTCAGCGGATTCGGATTTGGAATCATCAATTGATTCGCTACGCTGGGTACCCTGGCGATGAAGAACACGAACGCGCTGGCGATCCGGCATCGGATGAATTCACAAGCTTGTGCCAGCAATTAGGCTGGCAAGGGACAGGTGGTGACTATGATGTGTTGCCGCTAGTGATCAGTATTGGCAACGGGCATCCACACGTGTTCCCTATTCCCGATCAACTCATTCAGGAGGTACCGTTGACTCATCCCGAAATTGAACGTTTTGCAGAGCTTCAGCTCCGTTGGTATTCGGTGCCGATCATTTCGGACATGCAGTTGGAAATCGGCGGGATTATGTACACGGCTGCTCCTTTTAACGGTTGGTATATGGAGACTGAAATCGGCTCGCGCAATTTAGGGGATACCGGACGCTACAACACCCTGCCTGCCCTAGCTGATTTAATGGGTCTCGATCGTTCCAGCAACACAACCCTATGGAAAGATCGGGCACTTCTTGAGCTGAACCGTGCAGTGCTGCATTCCTTTAAGCAAGCAGGGGTCAGCATTGTAGATCATCATACGGCAGCCGATCAATTTGTTCGATTCCAGGAGCAAGAACAGGGACATGAACGTCAAGTTTCGGGGCGCTGGTCATGGCTGATACCCCCTATGTCACCGTCGTCTACACCTATCTGGCATGATGGTACTTTGAAAGAATATGATTTTAGCCCTCGTTTCCTTTATCAACGATCACCTGCGGCCACCTGTCCTTTTCATTAA
- a CDS encoding methyl-accepting chemotaxis protein, with translation MIGITDREIFQYCSPSDDIDFGLVKGSPIPPEDPTLSNGLKGEVSFNRIPAEIYGFPVISTCVPIYGTDNEVIGVFAIAYTPENENKLEVFTDEINGISSNLMDMVQSVAAQSEELSATSQQILDNTRRAVAESQEVNKVTGFIREISEQTNLLGLNAAIEAARVGEQGAGFGVVAKEVRKLSVNTKEATHHIEKSLSDVQKSIKQMELEIEAISASSHAQAELVTEFSGVIERLNKANKEMTTFMQSIIQ, from the coding sequence ATGATCGGTATAACGGACAGGGAAATCTTCCAGTATTGTTCTCCAAGTGATGACATTGATTTTGGACTGGTCAAAGGAAGTCCTATTCCACCTGAAGACCCCACGCTTTCAAATGGATTAAAAGGTGAGGTTAGTTTTAACCGGATTCCAGCAGAAATTTATGGATTTCCTGTGATTTCAACATGTGTGCCTATATATGGAACAGACAACGAAGTGATAGGGGTATTTGCAATTGCCTATACACCCGAGAATGAAAATAAGCTTGAGGTCTTCACAGACGAGATTAATGGGATAAGCAGTAACTTAATGGACATGGTTCAGAGTGTGGCTGCACAATCTGAAGAATTATCAGCCACCTCTCAGCAAATATTAGATAATACACGTAGAGCGGTAGCAGAGTCTCAAGAAGTGAATAAGGTTACGGGCTTCATTCGTGAGATTTCTGAGCAGACAAACCTGCTTGGACTAAATGCGGCCATCGAAGCTGCGCGTGTAGGTGAGCAGGGGGCGGGTTTTGGCGTTGTGGCTAAAGAAGTGCGTAAACTCTCCGTCAACACCAAAGAAGCGACCCATCATATTGAAAAATCGCTGAGCGATGTTCAAAAGTCCATTAAACAGATGGAGCTAGAAATTGAAGCGATCTCCGCTTCTTCACACGCACAAGCAGAACTGGTCACCGAATTCAGCGGGGTGATTGAACGCTTGAATAAAGCCAACAAAGAAATGACTACTTTTATGCAATCCATCATTCAGTAG
- a CDS encoding metallophosphoesterase — MNTKPISRRQFLKKSAQVTLGLLGAASASGIYSHWVEPYWLEIKYIDITLPLLPPTFDRFRIVHFSDLHLGVYSRSEALAELVQQIQHVNPDLICFTGDLLDHSADYISEAIALCTQLRAPFGQYAVLGNHDAFGTRKAVTKGLAQSGFHVLHNEHVVLKKEAEELYLSGVDDPWVGKADINQALLHIPEEACTILLAHEPDFADEYRELPIDLQLSGHSHGGQIRLPLVGALYTPPHGSKYSSGLYQLPNSRLQVYTTRGIGVTRMPIRFNCRPELTVITLKSY, encoded by the coding sequence ATGAATACTAAACCTATTAGCAGACGCCAATTTCTGAAGAAAAGTGCTCAAGTGACGCTGGGGCTGCTTGGAGCAGCTAGTGCTTCCGGCATCTATTCACACTGGGTTGAGCCCTACTGGCTTGAAATTAAATATATAGATATAACGCTGCCTCTACTCCCTCCGACATTCGATAGATTTCGTATCGTTCATTTCAGTGATTTACATTTAGGAGTGTATTCGAGGTCTGAAGCCTTGGCGGAGTTAGTGCAGCAAATTCAACATGTTAATCCAGATCTGATTTGCTTCACCGGGGATCTATTAGATCATTCTGCCGATTATATTTCTGAGGCTATAGCCTTGTGTACACAGTTGCGGGCACCCTTTGGACAATATGCTGTGTTAGGTAACCATGATGCTTTTGGCACTCGAAAGGCTGTAACGAAAGGGTTAGCACAATCTGGCTTTCACGTACTTCATAATGAGCATGTTGTCTTAAAAAAAGAGGCGGAGGAGCTTTATCTATCTGGAGTAGATGATCCATGGGTCGGCAAAGCAGATATTAATCAAGCGCTGCTTCATATCCCTGAAGAGGCATGTACCATACTCCTTGCACACGAGCCTGATTTTGCCGATGAATATCGTGAGCTTCCCATAGATCTGCAATTGTCTGGCCATAGTCATGGAGGGCAAATTCGACTGCCACTTGTAGGCGCTTTGTATACCCCACCTCACGGCAGTAAATATTCAAGCGGATTATATCAGCTCCCGAATAGCCGACTCCAAGTCTATACCACACGTGGGATTGGAGTGACTCGTATGCCTATACGTTTTAATTGTCGTCCCGAGCTTACCGTAATTACTTTAAAGTCCTATTGA
- a CDS encoding DUF4163 domain-containing protein — translation MNKTMKWTSAILATGVLLGGSGLLGGNSVQAATTGAKTVKQAVQQPSVVLKYKGQTLTQQAKIVDGNTMIPLTVLRDAFGLPINYNSTTKTYSVGSDSMKLNMEVSDYGVSTDLNGYYIYSMTGNHESKMINNRLYVPFKLLSDYLGVQGVYNPTHKSLDLSKRVMNDIKITSETLDKSNKNASIKVQYPKISGLAEEVQTKINATFKKQAEQFVSNSEEQASRRDGTVGNKYDFSQSYVVSFNREGVLSIVTDQYEYTGGAHGGTMREGHTFSLKDGKQIELKDLLKAEPNYKQKLDKMLKESTKELAFPDAPGGLTEKPNFFVSESGIVIFYQQYEIAPYAAGIPTYTFNFSSILPKGTNPFAAFK, via the coding sequence ATGAACAAAACTATGAAATGGACATCTGCCATACTAGCTACTGGAGTATTACTTGGAGGTTCGGGCCTCCTCGGAGGAAATTCTGTTCAAGCCGCAACTACCGGAGCGAAAACGGTCAAACAAGCCGTACAACAACCCTCTGTGGTGCTTAAATATAAGGGTCAAACCTTAACGCAGCAAGCAAAAATAGTTGACGGGAACACCATGATTCCTTTAACCGTATTGCGAGACGCCTTCGGTCTTCCCATTAATTATAATTCAACCACAAAGACTTACAGTGTGGGCAGCGACTCGATGAAACTGAACATGGAGGTCTCTGACTATGGTGTCAGCACAGATTTGAACGGATATTACATTTATAGTATGACCGGAAATCATGAATCGAAGATGATTAACAACCGCTTGTATGTTCCGTTTAAACTGTTATCTGATTATTTAGGAGTGCAAGGCGTATATAATCCTACACATAAATCGCTTGATCTAAGTAAAAGAGTGATGAATGACATCAAAATCACCTCTGAAACCTTAGACAAGAGCAACAAAAATGCTAGTATTAAAGTACAGTATCCAAAAATCAGCGGTCTAGCGGAGGAAGTGCAAACTAAGATTAATGCTACCTTCAAGAAACAGGCTGAACAATTCGTCTCAAATAGCGAAGAGCAGGCTAGCCGTAGAGATGGCACTGTAGGGAATAAATATGACTTCTCTCAATCTTATGTTGTCTCCTTTAACCGCGAAGGCGTGCTTAGTATTGTAACGGATCAATACGAGTATACCGGTGGAGCACACGGCGGCACCATGCGCGAGGGACATACCTTCTCGCTGAAGGATGGTAAGCAAATAGAACTGAAAGACCTGCTAAAGGCAGAACCAAACTACAAACAAAAACTAGATAAAATGTTGAAGGAAAGCACCAAGGAGCTAGCTTTTCCGGATGCACCTGGTGGACTAACAGAAAAACCAAACTTCTTCGTTTCCGAGAGCGGTATTGTAATCTTCTACCAACAATATGAAATTGCTCCTTATGCAGCTGGAATTCCTACGTACACCTTTAATTTTAGTTCAATACTACCTAAGGGTACTAACCCTTTTGCTGCCTTCAAATAA
- a CDS encoding YitT family protein — MKKRISDIVSIIVGALLFSLAVNLFVIPNEFGEGGVTGLTMITYYLYQWSPGIVSLILNSLLLIVGYKFLDKTTTVYTIIAVLFNSIFLILTKNWHIASDELIINAIFGGILSGVGIGLIIRVGGTTAGSTIIARILHKFLDWNVSYALLLVDLVVVFASYFIIGVQSLMLTIVMLYIATKVMDFIIEGVNSKKAVTIVSKEQDKIAEQVNGIMDRGVTVIYGRGYYSKAPKELLYIVISKQEVTMLKKIVRSIDKEAFITIHDVRDVFGEGFVELSK, encoded by the coding sequence ATGAAAAAGCGTATATCGGATATTGTTTCCATCATTGTAGGGGCATTGCTGTTCTCCTTGGCCGTTAATTTGTTTGTTATTCCGAACGAGTTCGGTGAAGGCGGGGTAACGGGACTGACTATGATTACTTACTATCTGTATCAGTGGTCTCCCGGTATTGTTAGTTTGATTCTCAATTCTTTATTATTGATTGTGGGTTACAAATTTCTGGACAAAACGACGACGGTATACACGATTATTGCGGTGTTGTTCAATTCGATCTTTCTGATTCTTACGAAGAACTGGCATATTGCCAGCGATGAGTTGATCATCAATGCGATATTTGGAGGTATCTTGTCAGGTGTGGGTATTGGACTGATCATAAGAGTGGGTGGGACGACCGCAGGGTCAACCATTATCGCCAGAATCCTGCATAAATTTTTGGACTGGAATGTCAGCTATGCTCTACTGCTCGTCGATTTAGTTGTGGTGTTCGCTTCTTATTTCATTATTGGTGTTCAAAGTCTGATGCTTACGATTGTGATGCTCTATATAGCGACTAAGGTGATGGACTTCATTATTGAGGGAGTCAATTCAAAGAAGGCAGTTACGATTGTATCCAAGGAGCAGGACAAAATTGCTGAACAAGTCAATGGAATTATGGATAGAGGCGTCACAGTAATTTATGGCCGAGGGTATTATAGTAAGGCACCCAAAGAGCTGCTCTATATTGTCATTAGCAAACAGGAAGTAACCATGCTCAAGAAAATCGTAAGATCGATTGATAAAGAGGCATTTATCACCATCCACGATGTAAGAGATGTATTCGGAGAAGGTTTTGTGGAGCTGTCAAAATAA
- a CDS encoding VanZ family protein, which yields MSTELKSKSTMEFLLAALFIVYMYFLIRIILFKGAPINLQSLWEQAGRMLEHPDRIFNRPGNYIPFKEISQEMERLSLSDPFSSLNLVGNLLAFIPFGILVPMLFSQKVRLFQRVFILSLALSFCFEFTQLVLYIGTFDVDDLILNTCGGIVGYCIYRLLFSTGLFTTISKRC from the coding sequence ATGAGTACAGAGCTTAAAAGTAAGTCTACTATGGAATTTTTGCTGGCAGCCTTATTCATCGTCTATATGTATTTCTTGATCCGCATCATTTTGTTTAAAGGCGCACCGATCAATCTGCAATCGCTGTGGGAACAAGCGGGGCGTATGCTCGAGCATCCTGACAGAATTTTTAATCGACCGGGTAACTATATACCCTTTAAGGAGATCTCGCAAGAGATGGAGAGACTGTCACTTTCAGATCCTTTTTCATCGCTTAATTTGGTGGGCAACCTTCTGGCATTTATTCCGTTTGGTATCTTAGTACCTATGCTGTTTTCTCAAAAAGTTAGGTTATTTCAAAGAGTCTTCATCCTCTCGCTAGCACTGAGCTTCTGTTTTGAATTCACTCAATTAGTATTGTATATCGGTACCTTTGATGTGGATGATCTTATATTAAACACTTGCGGTGGGATAGTCGGTTACTGCATATATAGACTGTTGTTTTCTACTGGTTTGTTTACAACTATATCAAAGCGGTGTTAG
- a CDS encoding M15 family metallopeptidase, which translates to MKKWGFLVIVMLLLGYAAARYLPDTGNLDNDDKIRKGSVRNSDSLKVVTQDQVYQGDLLLVNRKYPVHEDSVKTDVVTLNDQRDLVQGYGLLDTSIRLSESIAHKFNKMIKAAEKDGVNHFLISSGYRDFDEQEELYQEKGSDYALPAQYSEHNLGLSLDIGSSQSEMSKAPEGKWLQKNAWKYGFILRYPKDKTEITGIKYEPWHFRYVGLPHSAIIHEKEIVLEQYLDLLKESKEISTIVDDKTYTVSYYPVSGYTSIKIPKEGQYKTSGDNMDGVIVTTFR; encoded by the coding sequence ATGAAGAAGTGGGGCTTTTTGGTGATCGTTATGTTGTTGCTTGGTTATGCAGCAGCTCGTTATTTACCGGATACGGGTAATCTAGATAATGATGATAAGATCCGGAAAGGATCGGTTAGAAATAGCGATAGTTTAAAGGTGGTTACGCAAGATCAGGTATATCAAGGGGATTTGTTGCTGGTTAACAGAAAATATCCGGTACATGAGGACAGTGTGAAGACTGATGTTGTAACTTTAAATGATCAGAGAGATCTGGTTCAGGGCTATGGACTACTGGATACCTCTATTCGTCTGTCTGAAAGTATAGCGCATAAATTCAATAAGATGATCAAAGCTGCTGAGAAGGATGGCGTGAATCATTTTTTAATCAGCAGTGGGTACAGGGACTTTGATGAGCAAGAGGAATTATATCAGGAAAAAGGCTCGGACTATGCTTTACCAGCGCAATATAGCGAACATAATTTAGGGTTATCTCTGGACATAGGATCGTCTCAATCTGAAATGAGCAAAGCGCCTGAAGGAAAATGGCTGCAAAAAAACGCTTGGAAATATGGCTTTATTCTACGTTATCCGAAAGACAAAACCGAGATTACGGGGATAAAATATGAACCTTGGCATTTCCGTTATGTCGGGTTGCCTCACAGTGCGATCATCCATGAGAAGGAGATTGTGCTGGAACAATATTTGGATCTCTTGAAGGAGAGCAAAGAAATTTCAACGATTGTAGACGATAAAACATATACAGTAAGCTATTATCCGGTATCCGGATATACAAGTATTAAGATTCCGAAGGAAGGGCAATATAAGACGTCTGGGGATAATATGGATGGCGTAATTGTGACTACATTTCGATGA
- a CDS encoding response regulator transcription factor, which yields MKRITILIADDEAEIADLVALHLQKEGYHIIKVSDGRAAVQAIESQTVDLAILDIMMPGLDGYEVTRHIREQHHLPIIFLSAKTSDLDKITGLVMGADDYMTKPFNPMELVARVNSQLRRSIQFSQPVAVLKSILEVGGLTISPDEHTVNLYGEVIDLTPKEFDILHLLASHPKQVFSAESIFQQVWGEAYYESGNTVMVHIRTLRKKLGEDMNKNKFIKTIWGVGYTFNG from the coding sequence ATGAAGCGCATCACGATTTTAATTGCGGATGACGAGGCAGAGATTGCGGATTTGGTGGCCTTGCATTTGCAAAAAGAGGGGTATCATATCATTAAAGTATCCGATGGGCGGGCAGCGGTACAAGCTATTGAGTCCCAAACGGTAGATTTGGCGATTCTGGATATTATGATGCCAGGGCTGGATGGTTATGAGGTAACCCGCCACATTCGGGAGCAGCATCATCTGCCGATTATCTTTTTAAGTGCGAAGACTTCTGATCTCGATAAGATCACGGGACTTGTCATGGGCGCAGATGATTATATGACCAAACCGTTCAATCCAATGGAATTAGTCGCCCGTGTTAATTCTCAACTTCGACGTTCTATACAATTCAGTCAGCCCGTAGCCGTTCTTAAATCGATTCTTGAAGTGGGTGGATTGACGATTTCGCCAGATGAGCACACCGTAAATCTTTATGGGGAGGTTATAGACTTAACTCCGAAAGAGTTTGATATTCTGCATTTATTGGCCAGTCATCCTAAGCAGGTATTTAGCGCAGAGAGTATTTTCCAACAGGTATGGGGAGAGGCTTATTATGAGAGTGGCAACACGGTCATGGTACATATCCGCACCTTGCGCAAAAAGCTTGGCGAAGATATGAATAAAAATAAATTCATTAAGACGATCTGGGGCGTAGGGTATACTTTTAATGGTTAA
- a CDS encoding sigma-70 family RNA polymerase sigma factor, whose product MICTDAELVNKVCNGDMDAFSVLISKYSNAVYGVAYGKLGDFHIAQDIAQEVFVKTYRKLPNLNEPEKLASWLYAVTTRECMDWFRSNKKKTAYELMEKMEVSELESTEDKLLRKELQQDVWNALNTLSEANRIVTILFYIDNYKVREIADFLDLSIEAVESRLRRSRTILKREMLSTVNNNLNENKLQDEFKKRVFQDERMPETNFRRVAMGQSEFDDIDMHKTNFINVNMAGTKFDNINMSSTTFNDINMHLVKFNEVGLWEIEVSNSELGEAYFHDIHLYGKGNKFERCQLNGTSFVECDLSNVDIRECNLSGFTVNGISLEALLESYNKNK is encoded by the coding sequence GTGATTTGTACGGATGCAGAACTGGTAAATAAGGTGTGTAATGGTGATATGGATGCATTCAGTGTACTTATCAGCAAATATTCCAATGCAGTATACGGGGTAGCCTATGGTAAATTGGGTGATTTCCACATCGCACAAGACATTGCACAAGAGGTTTTTGTTAAAACCTATCGTAAATTACCCAACTTAAATGAGCCTGAGAAACTCGCCAGTTGGTTATATGCAGTTACCACACGGGAATGCATGGATTGGTTTAGGTCGAATAAAAAGAAAACGGCATATGAACTGATGGAGAAAATGGAGGTTTCTGAGCTAGAAAGTACCGAAGATAAGCTCCTCCGAAAGGAACTCCAGCAAGATGTGTGGAATGCATTAAACACCTTATCTGAAGCTAACCGTATAGTCACCATTCTATTCTATATCGACAACTACAAGGTTAGGGAAATCGCTGATTTCCTTGATTTATCTATTGAAGCTGTTGAGAGTAGACTCCGCAGATCAAGAACGATCTTAAAAAGGGAGATGTTGAGTACAGTGAATAACAATCTAAATGAAAACAAATTGCAAGACGAATTCAAGAAAAGAGTCTTTCAGGATGAAAGAATGCCTGAAACAAACTTTCGTCGTGTGGCCATGGGCCAAAGTGAATTTGATGATATTGATATGCATAAGACGAACTTCATCAATGTAAATATGGCGGGTACCAAGTTTGACAATATTAATATGAGCAGTACTACTTTTAACGATATTAATATGCATCTTGTTAAGTTTAATGAAGTGGGACTGTGGGAAATCGAGGTCAGCAATAGTGAATTAGGAGAAGCTTATTTCCATGATATTCACTTGTATGGCAAAGGCAATAAGTTTGAACGATGCCAGCTGAATGGCACATCCTTTGTAGAGTGTGATCTTTCGAATGTAGATATAAGGGAATGCAATCTTTCAGGCTTCACAGTTAATGGCATTTCATTAGAGGCCCTACTAGAGAGCTATAATAAAAATAAATAA
- a CDS encoding YdeI/OmpD-associated family protein: MVAKTIVEKLSLQKYNQVAILNKPEGSDYLAELTDYDTSLEGAYDLIFAFVLDMGSLQELMNRVIEHQHLHKNGYLFVAYPKKGNKVYPTFIHRDDLLEGLGSDENGYIGASNIKFARMVGLDDVFTVVGLKEDAKGKGQLSTTPSQCVDDYISFIPNVEQDLKDTPELLMIYQSLTPGYRKDWARYVYSAKQEATRAKRKEEMKMILRAGYKSRELYRQASSTET, translated from the coding sequence ATAGTGGCTAAAACAATAGTAGAAAAGCTGAGCTTGCAAAAATACAACCAAGTAGCGATATTGAATAAACCAGAGGGATCAGATTATTTAGCGGAATTGACGGACTACGATACTTCGCTCGAAGGGGCGTATGATCTTATATTTGCTTTTGTACTAGATATGGGGTCCTTACAGGAATTAATGAACCGTGTGATTGAGCATCAGCATCTCCATAAGAATGGCTATCTCTTTGTGGCATACCCTAAAAAGGGGAACAAAGTGTATCCGACCTTTATTCATCGTGATGACTTATTAGAAGGTCTAGGTAGTGATGAGAATGGATACATCGGGGCAAGCAATATTAAATTTGCACGTATGGTAGGGTTGGATGATGTCTTTACAGTTGTGGGACTAAAAGAGGACGCTAAGGGTAAAGGTCAGCTTTCCACTACACCCAGTCAGTGCGTGGATGATTATATCTCCTTCATTCCAAATGTGGAACAAGATCTGAAGGATACACCAGAGCTGCTTATGATCTATCAATCGCTTACCCCTGGATATCGCAAAGATTGGGCTCGATATGTCTATAGTGCCAAACAAGAGGCAACAAGAGCTAAGCGTAAAGAGGAAATGAAGATGATTCTACGGGCTGGTTATAAGAGTCGTGAGCTGTATCGGCAAGCCAGTAGTACAGAAACCTAA